Proteins from one Mycolicibacter virginiensis genomic window:
- the rplA gene encoding 50S ribosomal protein L1: MSKTSKAYRAAAEKVDRDNLYTPLQAAKLAKETSSTKQDATVEVAIRLGVDPRKADQMVRGTVNLPHGTGKTARVAVFAVGEKAEQAIAAGADVVGSDDLIEKIQGGFLDFDAAIATPDQMAKVGRIARVLGPRGLMPNPKTGTVTPDVAKAVSDIKGGKINFRVDKQANLHFVIGKASFEEAKLAENYGAALDEVLRLKPSSSKGRYLKKVTISTTTGPGIPVDPAVTRNFAAE, from the coding sequence ATGAGCAAGACCAGCAAGGCCTACCGCGCCGCCGCCGAGAAGGTGGACCGTGACAACCTCTACACTCCGTTGCAGGCGGCCAAACTCGCCAAGGAGACGTCCTCGACCAAGCAGGACGCCACCGTCGAGGTCGCCATCCGGCTCGGTGTTGACCCCCGTAAGGCCGACCAGATGGTCCGCGGCACCGTCAACCTGCCGCACGGCACCGGTAAGACCGCCCGGGTGGCGGTGTTCGCGGTCGGTGAGAAGGCCGAGCAGGCCATCGCCGCCGGCGCTGACGTGGTCGGCAGCGACGACCTGATCGAGAAGATCCAGGGTGGGTTTCTAGACTTCGACGCCGCGATCGCCACCCCGGACCAGATGGCCAAGGTCGGGCGCATCGCCCGCGTGCTGGGCCCGCGTGGTCTGATGCCCAACCCGAAGACCGGCACCGTCACCCCCGACGTCGCCAAGGCCGTCTCCGACATCAAGGGCGGCAAGATCAACTTCCGTGTCGACAAGCAGGCCAACCTGCACTTCGTCATCGGCAAGGCGTCGTTCGAAGAGGCAAAGCTGGCGGAGAACTACGGCGCCGCCCTCGACGAGGTGCTGCGGCTCAAGCCGTCGTCGTCCAAGGGCCGTTACCTCAAGAAGGTCACCATCTCGACGACCACCGGCCCCGGCATCCCGGTGGACCCGGCCGTCACCCGCAACTTCGCGGCTGAGTAA
- a CDS encoding cyclopropane mycolic acid synthase family methyltransferase: protein MPKLEPKYEELQSIYDISNEFYELFLGPTMGYTCGFYPDKDTTCDEAQIAKFDLALGKLGLEPGMTLLDIGCGWGACMQRALEKYDVNVIGLTLSGEQRQYAIDKLSKVDTNRNIEVRLQGWEEFTDKVDRIVSIGAFEHFGRDRWADFFDITYNALPADGRMLLHTITAISGQDEAQAKGIPMTMSLAKFTLFIMREIFPGGQLPSAWLPRKYAADAGFTVTRDDEIGPHYARTLQDWAAMLAANKERAIEVQGQEAYDRFDKYLNGCVELFRNGNTSVHQYTLQK from the coding sequence ATGCCCAAGCTGGAACCGAAGTACGAGGAACTGCAGTCGATCTACGACATCTCTAATGAGTTCTACGAGCTGTTCCTAGGTCCGACGATGGGCTACACCTGCGGGTTCTACCCGGACAAGGACACCACCTGCGACGAGGCGCAGATCGCCAAGTTCGACCTGGCGCTGGGCAAGCTGGGCCTGGAGCCCGGCATGACGCTGCTCGACATCGGCTGCGGTTGGGGTGCCTGCATGCAGCGCGCCCTGGAGAAGTACGACGTCAACGTCATCGGGCTCACCCTCAGTGGCGAGCAGCGCCAGTACGCCATCGACAAGCTGTCCAAGGTGGACACCAACCGCAACATCGAGGTGCGCCTGCAGGGCTGGGAGGAGTTCACCGACAAGGTGGACCGGATCGTGTCGATCGGCGCGTTCGAGCACTTCGGCCGCGACCGCTGGGCGGACTTCTTCGACATCACCTACAACGCGCTGCCCGCCGACGGCCGGATGCTGCTGCACACGATCACCGCGATCAGCGGTCAGGACGAGGCGCAGGCCAAGGGCATTCCGATGACCATGTCGCTGGCCAAGTTCACGCTGTTCATCATGCGGGAGATCTTCCCCGGCGGACAGCTTCCGTCGGCGTGGTTGCCGCGCAAGTACGCCGCCGACGCCGGTTTCACCGTGACCCGGGACGACGAGATCGGGCCGCACTACGCCCGCACCCTTCAGGACTGGGCGGCGATGTTGGCGGCAAACAAGGAGCGGGCGATCGAGGTGCAGGGCCAGGAGGCCTACGACCGCTTCGACAAGTACCTCAACGGGTGCGTGGAACTGTTCCGCAACGGAAACACCAGCGTCCACCAGTACACGCTGCAGAAATAG
- a CDS encoding cyclopropane mycolic acid synthase family methyltransferase produces MVDKSTRTADMRPKFENIQAHYDLSDDFFALFQDPTRMYSCAYFEPPDASLEEAQIAKLDLNLDKLDLRPGMTLLDIGCGWGATMKRAVEKYDVNVIGLTLSKNQHAYSQSLLDDIDTDRSRRVLLQGWEQFDEPVDRIVSIEAFEHFGFENYDSFFKNSYDIMPADGRMTIQSSVSFHPYELNARGKKLTFETARFIKFILTEIFPGGRLPTTNMMVEHGEKAGFTVPEALSLRPHYIKTLRIWGDALEAHHAEAVAIQSEEVYERYMKYLRGCEYYFTDESLDVSLVTYAKQAP; encoded by the coding sequence ATGGTGGACAAATCGACCCGGACCGCAGACATGCGCCCGAAATTCGAAAACATCCAGGCCCACTACGACCTGTCCGATGACTTCTTCGCGCTGTTCCAGGACCCGACCCGGATGTACAGCTGTGCGTACTTCGAGCCGCCGGACGCCAGCTTGGAAGAAGCCCAGATCGCCAAGCTCGACCTGAACCTGGACAAGCTGGACCTGCGCCCGGGGATGACGCTGCTCGACATCGGTTGCGGCTGGGGTGCGACCATGAAGCGCGCCGTCGAGAAGTACGACGTCAACGTCATCGGCCTGACCCTGTCGAAGAATCAGCACGCCTACTCGCAGAGCCTGCTGGACGACATCGACACGGACCGGTCACGGCGGGTCCTGCTGCAGGGCTGGGAGCAGTTCGACGAGCCGGTGGACCGGATCGTCTCGATCGAGGCGTTCGAGCACTTCGGTTTCGAGAATTACGACAGCTTCTTCAAGAACAGCTACGACATCATGCCGGCCGACGGCCGGATGACGATCCAGAGCAGTGTGAGCTTCCACCCCTACGAGCTCAACGCGCGGGGCAAGAAGCTGACGTTCGAGACCGCGCGGTTCATCAAGTTCATCCTGACCGAGATCTTCCCGGGCGGTCGGCTGCCCACCACCAACATGATGGTGGAGCACGGCGAGAAGGCCGGTTTCACTGTGCCCGAGGCGCTTTCGCTGCGGCCGCATTACATCAAGACGCTCAGGATCTGGGGCGACGCACTGGAGGCCCACCACGCCGAAGCGGTCGCCATCCAGTCCGAAGAGGTCTACGAGCGCTACATGAAGTACCTGCGCGGCTGCGAGTACTACTTCACCGATGAGTCGCTGGACGTCAGCCTGGTGACCTACGCCAAGCAAGCGCCCTAG